A stretch of the Corynebacterium maris DSM 45190 genome encodes the following:
- a CDS encoding dipeptide ABC transporter ATP-binding protein, with protein sequence MSPLLSIDNLVVSYGTGRGRRSRRAGSRGEGEVVHAVNGVSVTVEKGQMTAIVGESGSGKSTTAKAALGLLPANATIDAGQIRFQGTDTTAYRERQWRGLRGRSIGLIPQDPTNSLNPVKTIGESVGEGLAIHTTLSRGDIRARVIDLLAKVGIDDPARRHDQYPHELSGGMNQRALIAAALALEPELIVADEPTSALDVTVQKVILDLLDEMRQDLGIGILFITHDLAVAGDRADRVVVMQNGEVRESGLAASVLSDPQDDYSRGLLADAPSLAVARVNPRPPLGDDVLVEAKDVTKDFGDFRAVDGISFEVARGSTHAIVGESGSGKTTLGRIISAFEDPTDGQVLLDGVDLGGLDKAGRRALRKRVQLVYQNPYASLDPRQRIGDIIAEPLRNMAGATRAEAAQKVETYLGRVALDPAVAARRPHELSGGQRQRVAIARALIVEPDLIVLDEAVSALDVTVQAQVLRLLNELQRELGLTYIFISHDLAVVRQISDTVSVMSQGRQVEAGPTHEVYTNPQTDFTRTLLDSIPGAKLRSGQLNLGL encoded by the coding sequence ATGAGCCCGCTTTTGTCCATCGACAACCTGGTCGTCTCCTACGGCACTGGCCGAGGCCGCCGCAGTCGACGCGCAGGGTCCCGCGGGGAAGGGGAAGTGGTCCACGCCGTCAACGGTGTCTCGGTGACGGTGGAAAAGGGGCAGATGACCGCCATCGTCGGCGAGTCCGGCTCCGGCAAATCCACCACCGCGAAGGCGGCTCTGGGACTGTTGCCGGCGAACGCAACCATCGACGCGGGACAGATCCGTTTCCAGGGCACGGACACCACCGCCTACCGCGAGCGCCAGTGGCGGGGCCTGCGCGGCCGTTCCATCGGTCTGATCCCGCAGGATCCGACGAACTCGCTGAACCCGGTCAAGACGATCGGCGAATCGGTGGGGGAAGGATTGGCCATCCACACCACCCTCAGCCGCGGTGATATCCGGGCCCGAGTCATCGACCTGCTGGCGAAAGTGGGCATCGACGATCCCGCGCGCCGCCACGACCAGTACCCGCACGAGCTGTCCGGCGGCATGAACCAACGCGCACTCATCGCCGCGGCGCTGGCGCTCGAGCCGGAGCTGATCGTCGCGGACGAGCCGACCAGCGCGCTCGACGTCACGGTGCAGAAGGTCATTTTGGACCTGCTCGACGAGATGCGGCAAGACCTGGGCATCGGCATTTTGTTCATCACCCATGATCTCGCCGTCGCGGGCGACCGGGCGGATCGAGTCGTGGTCATGCAGAACGGCGAGGTCCGTGAATCCGGCTTGGCGGCTTCCGTGCTCAGCGACCCGCAGGACGACTACTCGCGCGGTCTGCTCGCCGACGCCCCGTCCCTGGCCGTGGCCCGCGTGAATCCGCGTCCGCCGCTCGGCGACGACGTCTTGGTGGAGGCCAAGGACGTCACCAAAGACTTCGGCGACTTCCGGGCCGTCGATGGGATCTCCTTCGAGGTCGCGCGCGGATCGACCCATGCCATCGTCGGCGAGTCCGGCTCCGGCAAGACGACGCTCGGGCGAATTATCAGCGCTTTTGAAGATCCGACCGACGGGCAGGTTCTGCTGGACGGCGTGGATCTCGGTGGGCTGGACAAGGCTGGCCGCCGGGCCTTGCGCAAACGCGTGCAGCTGGTCTACCAGAACCCCTACGCCTCGCTGGATCCCCGGCAGCGCATCGGTGACATCATCGCCGAGCCGTTGCGCAACATGGCCGGCGCCACCAGGGCCGAGGCCGCGCAGAAAGTCGAGACATACCTGGGTCGCGTCGCCCTCGACCCCGCGGTGGCCGCGCGCCGCCCGCACGAGCTCTCCGGAGGTCAGCGTCAGCGCGTCGCCATCGCCCGCGCCCTGATCGTCGAGCCTGACCTGATCGTGCTGGACGAGGCGGTCTCCGCGCTGGATGTGACGGTGCAGGCACAGGTCCTGCGTCTGTTGAACGAGCTCCAACGGGAGCTGGGCCTGACTTACATTTTCATTTCCCACGACCTGGCCGTCGTCCGCCAGATCTCCGATACGGTGTCGGTGATGAGCCAAGGGCGGCAAGTAGAGGCGGGCCCGACCCACGAGGTGTACACGAACCCGCAGACCGACTTCACCCGCACCCTGCTCGACTCCATCCCCGGCGCCAAGCTCCGCAGCGGCCAACTGAACCTAGGATTATAG
- a CDS encoding ABC transporter permease, producing MTAPMIARRVGQAILVLFITYTLAFFMLAALPSDGVMARYASPELGLSAAEIAAIRQETGVDEPLIQRYVQALSGFATGDFGYSVQTGAAVSTLLAEALPGTLVLAVSGFVLAIILALAIALLSTFQRFRAVGGFFRSLPSLLVSLPSFWLGIILIQVFSFWLGWVPIINAGPVAALILPTITLAIPVAAPLAQVLIRSIDDVQRQPFIDSVRSRGAGEGWVFWKNVLRNAMLPTLTMAGLLFGELVGGAVVTEAVFGRAGVGQMTVQAVSNRDTPVLLAVVVIAATAFVLINLIVDLLYPVLDPRLRKKVQA from the coding sequence GTGACCGCCCCCATGATCGCCCGCCGCGTCGGCCAGGCCATCCTCGTCCTCTTCATCACCTACACCCTGGCGTTCTTCATGCTGGCCGCCCTGCCCTCCGACGGCGTCATGGCCCGCTACGCCAGCCCCGAGCTCGGCCTCTCCGCCGCTGAAATCGCGGCTATCCGGCAGGAGACCGGCGTCGATGAGCCACTGATCCAACGTTACGTGCAGGCTCTGTCCGGGTTCGCCACCGGCGACTTCGGCTACTCCGTCCAAACCGGCGCCGCCGTGTCCACCCTCCTCGCCGAGGCATTGCCCGGCACCCTGGTGCTCGCCGTCAGCGGCTTCGTCCTCGCCATCATCCTGGCGTTGGCCATCGCTTTGCTGTCGACGTTCCAGCGGTTCAGGGCCGTGGGCGGCTTCTTCCGTTCCCTGCCCTCGCTGCTGGTCTCCCTGCCCAGCTTTTGGCTCGGCATCATCCTGATCCAAGTCTTCTCCTTCTGGCTCGGCTGGGTTCCGATCATCAACGCCGGACCGGTGGCCGCGTTGATCCTGCCGACGATCACCCTGGCTATCCCCGTCGCGGCACCATTGGCGCAGGTGCTCATCCGCTCCATCGACGACGTCCAGCGCCAGCCGTTCATCGACTCGGTGCGCTCCCGTGGCGCCGGTGAAGGCTGGGTGTTCTGGAAGAACGTGTTGCGCAACGCCATGCTGCCCACCCTGACTATGGCGGGTCTGCTCTTCGGTGAGCTGGTTGGCGGCGCCGTCGTCACGGAGGCGGTGTTCGGCCGCGCCGGCGTCGGGCAGATGACCGTCCAGGCCGTCTCTAACCGCGACACCCCGGTGCTGCTGGCGGTCGTGGTCATCGCGGCCACCGCCTTTGTTCTCATCAACCTGATCGTCGACCTGCTTTACCCGGTCCTCGACCCCCGTCTGCGAAAGAAGGTGCAGGCATGA
- a CDS encoding globin has translation MTDANATSLYDAVGGEDTFRRLVKRFYEQVKVDDIMAPMYPDDDWEGAEDRLRWFLIQYWGGPRTYAEQRGNPMLRRRHFPFEIDAAAAERWLELMGNSLAEIDADTIDDAQRHALWNHMQQVAYMVINKA, from the coding sequence ATGACTGACGCCAACGCCACTTCCCTCTACGACGCCGTGGGCGGCGAAGACACTTTCCGACGCCTGGTCAAGCGCTTCTACGAGCAGGTCAAGGTCGACGACATCATGGCCCCCATGTACCCCGATGACGATTGGGAGGGCGCGGAAGACCGCCTCCGGTGGTTCCTCATCCAGTACTGGGGCGGGCCGCGCACCTACGCCGAACAGCGCGGCAACCCCATGCTGCGCAGGCGCCACTTCCCCTTCGAGATCGACGCCGCCGCAGCCGAGCGCTGGCTGGAGCTGATGGGTAACTCGCTGGCCGAGATCGACGCCGACACGATCGACGACGCGCAGCGCCACGCCCTGTGGAACCACATGCAGCAGGTCGCCTACATGGTGATCAACAAGGCCTGA
- a CDS encoding GntR family transcriptional regulator: protein MSTPPRRQPAYLEIADNVRGMIERGELQPGDRLQTERELVEHYGVARMTVRHALDILQLEGLIDRKRGRTGGTFVRVVPPLLELTRMDGFLPQLRERGQTVTSHVLIAEETRANPTVAQGLAVSPDDPVYRVMRVRRVENVPMLIEESFFPHALFPDLLDRDLSHSLYELLDAYGRRPTRKEESVAPGVATALEQERLEISRNLPLLRITRTAVDASGAVVEYSEDTLRSDVARVQVITTG, encoded by the coding sequence GTGAGCACACCTCCGCGCCGGCAGCCCGCCTACCTCGAGATCGCCGACAACGTGCGCGGCATGATCGAACGCGGGGAACTCCAACCGGGGGACAGGCTGCAGACCGAACGCGAACTGGTCGAACACTACGGCGTGGCGCGTATGACCGTCCGCCACGCCCTCGACATCCTCCAGCTCGAAGGGCTCATCGACCGTAAACGCGGCCGCACCGGCGGCACCTTCGTCCGCGTCGTGCCCCCGCTGCTGGAACTCACCCGCATGGACGGCTTCCTGCCCCAGCTACGCGAACGCGGCCAGACGGTCACTTCGCATGTGCTCATCGCGGAAGAGACGAGGGCGAACCCCACCGTGGCCCAAGGACTCGCCGTGAGTCCCGACGACCCCGTCTACCGGGTCATGCGGGTGCGCCGGGTGGAAAACGTGCCGATGCTCATCGAGGAATCCTTCTTCCCGCACGCGCTGTTCCCCGACCTGCTGGACCGCGACCTCTCCCACTCGCTCTACGAACTCCTGGACGCCTACGGCCGCCGCCCGACGCGCAAGGAGGAGTCCGTCGCGCCCGGCGTAGCCACCGCACTGGAGCAGGAGCGGCTGGAGATCTCCCGCAACCTCCCGCTGCTGCGGATCACGCGCACGGCGGTCGACGCCTCCGGGGCGGTCGTCGAGTATTCGGAGGACACGCTGCGTTCGGACGTGGCGCGCGTGCAGGTGATCACGACTGGCTAA
- a CDS encoding FAD/NAD(P)-binding protein: MIPSSTAPSIAVVGAGPRGISVIERVAAALRERSTETPLTIHVIDDAQHGAGRVWETEQTRTLCMNTLAARVTLFTEPGSTVTAPVVEGPTQYEWIQLLRGQREDIDPAKAELFDAHPPAPSVAEDFLYEIAATRPESNPSRALYGAYLRWVYDVALARLPDGVEVISHRSRAVGVSERDGRDEVRLADGAVVTADAVVLATGWTVPGPGAEERRLAAAGPTWVRPDNPLDQDLSVVPAGETVLVRGLGMGFFDVMALLTVDRGGRFVEDPAARSGMRYEPGGREPTLVASSGRGYPYLPKSDFGGLPPGARITRLRAVIDELAGAVEQGIDFDVQVWPAIVRDAYEAYYRVLSRVRPASVRTSYEEIVAVIDATAPAELDEALAPHSTEPFSLRPWVEPLAGVSGGVDEVTGIVADRLADDVAEAALGRDSPLKAALWSVSVSRKPAQILGAEGRYTWVSRANMFATMMAIGQMAGSGPPLFRTRQLLALVDAGLVRFLGARPHLEARDGAWVMSSPTTGGEEVRATTLIDAWMHKPDVRPAGGDPLWSSLGERIRPFGPTGSPEVDPATRRCVGVDGNVDPRLHVIGIPTHGQLPDTTISPMPGTDPLMLQETDKTALSLLAAAGL, encoded by the coding sequence ATGATCCCCTCCTCCACCGCACCGTCGATCGCCGTCGTCGGCGCCGGTCCCCGCGGCATCAGCGTGATCGAGCGGGTCGCGGCCGCCCTGCGCGAGCGCTCCACTGAAACCCCGCTGACCATTCACGTCATTGACGACGCCCAACACGGCGCCGGCCGAGTATGGGAGACGGAGCAGACCCGCACCCTGTGCATGAACACGCTGGCCGCACGGGTCACGCTGTTCACCGAACCCGGTTCCACCGTCACAGCCCCGGTGGTGGAGGGGCCGACCCAATACGAGTGGATCCAACTGCTGCGCGGGCAGCGCGAGGATATCGATCCCGCCAAGGCCGAGCTTTTCGACGCCCATCCCCCGGCCCCGTCCGTCGCCGAGGATTTCCTGTACGAGATCGCCGCGACCCGCCCGGAGTCCAATCCGTCGCGCGCCTTATACGGCGCGTATTTGCGGTGGGTGTATGACGTCGCGTTGGCCCGGCTTCCCGACGGCGTCGAGGTCATCTCCCATCGCAGCCGGGCGGTGGGGGTCAGCGAACGCGACGGCCGCGACGAGGTCAGACTTGCCGACGGCGCCGTCGTCACCGCCGACGCCGTGGTGCTGGCCACCGGTTGGACGGTCCCCGGGCCTGGCGCGGAGGAGCGTCGCCTGGCCGCGGCCGGGCCGACCTGGGTTCGTCCCGACAATCCGCTGGATCAGGATCTTTCTGTCGTCCCCGCCGGTGAGACCGTGCTGGTGCGCGGGCTGGGCATGGGGTTTTTCGACGTGATGGCGCTGCTGACGGTGGATCGGGGCGGGCGTTTCGTCGAGGATCCGGCGGCGCGTTCGGGGATGCGTTATGAGCCCGGCGGGCGGGAGCCGACGCTCGTGGCCTCTTCTGGGCGCGGCTATCCGTATCTGCCGAAGTCGGATTTCGGCGGGTTGCCGCCCGGGGCGCGGATCACGCGGCTGCGGGCGGTGATCGACGAACTGGCGGGCGCGGTCGAGCAGGGCATCGACTTCGACGTCCAGGTGTGGCCGGCGATCGTGCGCGACGCCTACGAGGCCTACTACCGGGTGTTGTCCCGGGTGCGTCCGGCGTCGGTGCGGACGTCGTACGAGGAGATTGTGGCCGTGATCGACGCGACGGCCCCGGCGGAGCTCGACGAGGCGTTGGCGCCGCACAGCACGGAGCCGTTCAGCCTGCGGCCGTGGGTGGAGCCGTTGGCCGGCGTCTCCGGCGGCGTCGACGAGGTCACGGGCATTGTCGCCGACCGGTTGGCCGACGATGTCGCCGAAGCCGCCCTAGGGCGGGATTCCCCACTCAAGGCGGCGTTGTGGTCGGTCAGCGTCTCGCGCAAGCCCGCCCAGATCCTCGGTGCGGAAGGTCGGTACACATGGGTGTCGCGGGCGAACATGTTCGCGACGATGATGGCGATCGGCCAGATGGCGGGCTCCGGTCCCCCGCTGTTTCGCACCCGGCAGCTGCTCGCCCTCGTCGATGCGGGGCTGGTGCGTTTCCTCGGGGCTCGCCCCCACCTGGAGGCCCGGGACGGCGCCTGGGTCATGAGCTCGCCGACCACCGGCGGCGAAGAGGTCCGGGCCACGACCCTGATCGACGCGTGGATGCACAAACCCGACGTCCGCCCCGCCGGCGGGGACCCCTTGTGGTCCTCCCTCGGCGAGCGGATCCGCCCCTTCGGCCCGACCGGCTCCCCGGAGGTCGACCCCGCCACCCGCCGGTGCGTCGGCGTCGACGGGAACGTCGATCCACGGCTGCACGTCATCGGCATTCCCACGCACGGGCAGCTGCCCGACACCACGATCTCCCCGATGCCGGGCACGGATCCGCTGATGCTGCAGGAGACGGACAAGACGGCGCTGAGCCTGTTGGCGGCGGCGGGGCTTTAG
- a CDS encoding TIGR04028 family ABC transporter substrate-binding protein, protein MSITIGRSTRVGAVVVALALSASAVAACSPAATEDTDATVLTHLEPQTFTTLYPPAAGFYPNGVIVNNITDRLLHQDPDTLELHPWIATDLPEVNGDSTVFTFDIRTDVTYSDGSPLTAENVVRNFDLYGLGDSDRLLTVSEQITNYERGEVIDEDTVRFHFSEPAPGFAQATSSFNAGLLADASLDLTQEGFGPGNATQIIGSGPFVIADETLGTELILEARDDYEWAPPSHEHQGPPRLDRVNVTVAGEESVRVGALTSGQADTARQIEAPVERHLIDRGLEVIWNPTSGVNNHLSMRFQHPLLEDKRVRQAIIHGVDRDEILYTLFSDSYPKATSALAENALGYKEQPAQAYEYDPDKAAALLEDAGWTEFDGDGYRVKDGQRLSLTVNEALPQPRSREVITKIQEQLSRLGVQINLNPGDQATQNADSKDMDKIQLRHTMVGRADYDVIKSEFSVDNRDELAAVDPETGEPADPHLEELLQNIASSAEEADRADYTRAAQDYLTEQAYILPLFEEPVVYGVQPYIQGFQPEAIGRPSFYGAWIDSEFKEGQQ, encoded by the coding sequence GTGAGTATAACCATAGGAAGGTCCACGCGCGTCGGCGCCGTCGTCGTCGCGCTGGCGCTGAGCGCGTCGGCGGTCGCGGCGTGCAGTCCGGCGGCGACGGAAGACACCGACGCCACGGTGCTGACCCACCTCGAGCCACAGACCTTCACCACCCTGTACCCGCCGGCCGCGGGTTTCTACCCCAATGGCGTGATCGTCAACAACATCACCGACCGGCTGCTTCACCAGGACCCGGATACCCTCGAACTACACCCGTGGATCGCCACGGATCTGCCCGAGGTCAACGGTGACAGCACCGTCTTCACCTTCGACATTCGCACCGACGTCACCTACTCCGACGGCAGCCCGCTGACCGCCGAGAACGTCGTGCGTAACTTCGACCTCTATGGTCTCGGCGACTCCGACCGACTCCTGACGGTGTCAGAACAGATCACCAATTACGAGCGCGGCGAAGTCATAGACGAAGACACCGTGCGTTTTCACTTTTCAGAACCCGCCCCCGGTTTTGCGCAGGCCACCAGCTCCTTCAACGCCGGCCTACTTGCGGACGCCTCCCTCGACCTGACCCAGGAGGGCTTCGGCCCCGGCAACGCCACGCAGATCATCGGCTCCGGCCCCTTCGTCATCGCCGATGAGACGCTCGGCACCGAGCTCATCCTCGAGGCCCGTGACGACTACGAGTGGGCCCCGCCCAGCCACGAACACCAGGGACCGCCCCGTCTCGACAGAGTCAACGTCACCGTCGCCGGCGAGGAATCCGTCCGGGTCGGCGCGCTGACTTCCGGCCAGGCCGACACCGCCCGCCAGATCGAAGCCCCCGTCGAGCGCCACCTCATCGACCGCGGCCTGGAGGTCATCTGGAACCCCACCTCGGGGGTCAATAACCACCTGAGCATGCGTTTCCAACATCCGCTGCTCGAGGATAAACGCGTGCGCCAGGCCATCATTCACGGCGTCGACCGAGACGAGATTCTCTATACGCTCTTTTCCGACTCCTACCCGAAGGCGACCTCTGCGCTCGCAGAGAATGCCCTGGGGTATAAAGAACAGCCCGCCCAAGCCTATGAGTACGACCCAGACAAAGCCGCGGCCTTACTCGAAGACGCCGGCTGGACGGAGTTTGACGGGGACGGCTACCGCGTCAAGGACGGCCAGCGGCTCAGTTTGACCGTCAATGAAGCACTGCCACAACCCCGCTCGCGGGAAGTCATCACCAAGATCCAGGAGCAGCTGAGTCGACTCGGGGTCCAGATCAACCTGAACCCGGGTGACCAGGCGACCCAGAACGCCGATTCGAAAGACATGGATAAGATTCAGCTGCGCCACACCATGGTGGGCCGAGCCGACTACGACGTGATCAAATCCGAATTCTCCGTCGACAACCGCGACGAGCTGGCCGCCGTGGACCCGGAGACCGGTGAACCCGCCGACCCTCACCTCGAGGAGCTGCTGCAGAACATCGCCTCCAGCGCCGAGGAGGCCGATCGCGCCGACTACACTCGCGCCGCGCAGGACTACCTGACGGAGCAGGCCTATATCCTCCCGCTCTTCGAGGAGCCCGTGGTCTACGGCGTACAGCCCTACATCCAGGGCTTTCAGCCCGAAGCGATCGGCCGCCCGTCCTTCTACGGCGCGTGGATCGACTCCGAATTCAAGGAGGGACAGCAGTGA
- a CDS encoding cystathionine gamma-synthase: MAADNQGFSTAAIHAGYQPDALYGSINAPIYASTTFAQDGLNELRGGYEYSRVANPTVTALEKTVAALENGTHGAAFASGAAATDIVLRILLRPGDHLILGNDAYGGTFRLIDAVLSEWGVEHTIVDTGDVDAVAAAVTDKTKLIWLETPTNPALNISDIEAIAQVKKQAKLIVDNTFASPYLQRPLGLGADVVLHSTTKYLGGHSDVIGGVVVTDDDWLDEQMRFYQGGVGPTSSPFDAYLTARGIKTLGVRMDRHCDNAEAVAQLLDESDQVKQVLFPGLKSHPGHEIAAKQMDRFGGMVSVRFHSEDAARTFCTSTTLICLAESLGGVESLIEHPATMTHQSAAGSQLEVPRDLVRISIGIEDEADLLADVRQALAAVAAL; this comes from the coding sequence ATGGCCGCTGATAACCAGGGTTTTTCCACCGCCGCGATCCACGCCGGATACCAGCCTGATGCGCTGTACGGATCGATCAACGCACCGATCTACGCCTCCACGACCTTCGCCCAGGACGGCCTGAACGAGCTGCGCGGCGGATACGAGTACAGCCGTGTCGCCAACCCGACCGTCACCGCTTTAGAGAAGACCGTGGCCGCCCTGGAAAACGGAACCCACGGCGCGGCCTTCGCCTCCGGGGCGGCCGCCACCGACATCGTCCTGCGCATCCTGCTGCGCCCGGGCGATCACCTGATCCTGGGCAACGACGCCTACGGCGGCACCTTCCGCCTGATCGACGCGGTGCTCTCCGAGTGGGGCGTCGAGCACACGATCGTCGACACCGGCGACGTCGACGCCGTGGCCGCCGCGGTGACCGACAAGACCAAGCTGATCTGGCTGGAGACCCCGACCAACCCGGCGCTGAACATCTCCGACATCGAGGCCATCGCGCAGGTGAAGAAGCAGGCCAAGCTCATCGTCGACAACACCTTCGCCTCGCCCTACCTGCAGCGCCCGCTGGGCCTGGGCGCCGACGTCGTCCTGCACTCCACCACCAAGTACCTGGGCGGGCACTCCGACGTCATCGGCGGCGTCGTGGTCACCGACGACGACTGGCTCGACGAGCAGATGCGTTTCTACCAGGGCGGCGTCGGGCCGACCTCGAGCCCCTTCGACGCCTACCTCACCGCCCGCGGCATCAAGACCCTCGGCGTGCGCATGGACCGCCACTGCGACAACGCCGAGGCCGTCGCCCAACTCTTGGACGAATCCGACCAGGTCAAGCAGGTCCTGTTCCCGGGCCTGAAGTCCCATCCCGGCCACGAGATCGCGGCGAAGCAGATGGACCGCTTCGGCGGCATGGTTTCCGTGCGCTTCCACTCCGAAGACGCCGCCCGCACCTTCTGCACCTCCACCACGCTGATCTGCCTGGCAGAATCCCTCGGCGGCGTCGAATCGCTCATCGAGCACCCGGCGACCATGACGCACCAGTCCGCCGCCGGCTCCCAGCTGGAGGTCCCGCGCGATCTGGTGCGCATCTCCATCGGCATCGAGGACGAGGCCGACCTGCTGGCCGACGTCCGCCAGGCGCTCGCCGCCGTCGCCGCGCTCTAA
- a CDS encoding ABC transporter permease, which translates to MNAAPALGGGRSRRPRRLDHSPWVRPGTLLASLVLILAVSWALAPGLFATHDPYIGDSRALLAPSAEHWFGTDSVGRDLYSRVVHGSRQSLLGAAIAVLVGLVVGTLMGLIAGTRRGAVDAVLMRIVDVLLSIPALLLSLSVIILLGFGTTNAAIAVGVTSVATFARLSRSQVISVAGSDYVEAGYGSGGTGLQVLFRHILPNSLGAVLALAALQFGSAILQLSVLGFLGYGPPPPVAEWGLLISDARNYMATAWWLTVLPGLVIVAVVVSTNHLSQIIQKEVNR; encoded by the coding sequence ATGAATGCCGCCCCCGCACTGGGTGGCGGACGCTCCCGCCGCCCCCGTCGCCTCGACCACAGCCCTTGGGTCCGCCCCGGAACCCTCCTCGCGAGCCTAGTCCTCATCCTCGCGGTGTCGTGGGCCCTGGCACCGGGTCTATTCGCTACCCACGACCCCTACATCGGCGATTCCCGCGCGCTGCTGGCCCCCAGCGCCGAACACTGGTTCGGCACCGACTCCGTCGGCCGCGACCTGTATTCCAGGGTGGTCCACGGCTCGCGCCAGTCACTGCTGGGGGCGGCCATCGCGGTGCTCGTCGGCCTGGTCGTGGGCACGTTGATGGGTCTGATCGCGGGCACCCGGCGCGGTGCGGTCGATGCGGTGCTCATGCGCATCGTCGATGTTCTGTTGTCGATCCCCGCCTTACTGCTGAGCCTGTCCGTGATCATCCTGCTCGGTTTCGGCACGACCAATGCCGCGATCGCGGTCGGCGTGACCTCGGTGGCGACCTTCGCCCGCCTGTCGCGCTCACAGGTGATCTCCGTCGCCGGCTCCGACTACGTGGAGGCCGGCTACGGCTCCGGCGGCACGGGCCTGCAGGTGCTCTTCCGCCACATCCTGCCGAATTCCCTCGGGGCCGTCCTGGCGTTGGCGGCGCTTCAGTTTGGCTCGGCCATCCTGCAGCTGTCTGTGCTCGGCTTCCTGGGCTACGGCCCGCCGCCGCCCGTCGCCGAATGGGGTCTGCTGATCTCTGACGCCCGCAACTACATGGCGACCGCCTGGTGGCTGACGGTTCTGCCCGGGCTGGTCATCGTCGCCGTCGTCGTCTCCACCAACCACCTCAGCCAGATTATCCAGAAGGAGGTCAACCGATGA
- a CDS encoding mechanosensitive ion channel family protein: MTFQPRLLAQESPDQTPQTPEEAVDAVTTWWDNPATQEWLIQKPITILIILIVAVIAHWALRRLVDRLANKNIAAGGRPLKISRAFGRRGGEEEDVDDQVRAMRDSQEQRRQSRVRTLAGVFKSAIAIVIWSFAVLAILSEIGVNIAPLIASAGVVGVALGFGAQSLVKDFLSGIFMLMEDQYGVGDTIDAGDGIIGDVEDISLRITTIRDIDGTLWYVRNGEILRVGNLSDEYAIARIQIPVGLSNDTEEAWNVILDTARATAQEASIRNVILEEPMMNGVTAVEPDHISYRVSVKTLPGEQWGVQRLIQAKIVDALRDNDVTMPYPHGIGAVGPADYRQAQGE, from the coding sequence ATGACTTTTCAACCGAGACTCTTAGCCCAAGAATCCCCCGACCAGACGCCCCAGACGCCCGAAGAGGCCGTCGACGCCGTCACCACCTGGTGGGACAATCCCGCGACCCAGGAATGGTTGATCCAGAAGCCGATCACCATCCTGATCATCCTCATCGTCGCGGTCATCGCCCACTGGGCCCTGCGCCGCCTGGTCGATCGCCTGGCCAACAAGAACATCGCCGCCGGTGGTCGGCCCCTGAAGATCTCCCGGGCCTTCGGTCGCCGCGGAGGAGAAGAAGAAGACGTCGACGACCAGGTCCGCGCCATGCGCGACAGCCAGGAACAACGCCGCCAATCCCGGGTGCGCACCCTGGCCGGGGTGTTCAAGTCCGCCATCGCGATCGTGATCTGGTCCTTCGCGGTGCTGGCGATCCTGTCCGAAATCGGGGTCAACATCGCCCCGCTGATCGCCTCGGCCGGCGTGGTCGGCGTCGCCCTCGGTTTCGGCGCCCAGTCCCTGGTCAAGGACTTCCTCTCCGGCATCTTCATGCTCATGGAGGACCAGTACGGCGTCGGCGACACCATCGACGCCGGCGACGGCATCATCGGCGACGTCGAGGACATCTCCCTGCGCATCACCACCATCCGCGACATCGACGGCACCCTGTGGTACGTCCGCAACGGCGAGATCCTGCGCGTGGGCAACCTCTCCGACGAATACGCCATCGCCCGCATCCAGATCCCGGTCGGCCTGTCCAACGACACGGAGGAGGCCTGGAACGTCATCCTCGACACCGCCCGCGCCACCGCCCAGGAGGCGTCGATCCGCAACGTCATCCTCGAGGAGCCGATGATGAACGGCGTGACCGCCGTCGAACCAGACCACATCTCCTACCGCGTCTCCGTCAAGACCCTGCCCGGCGAGCAGTGGGGCGTGCAGCGCCTGATCCAGGCGAAGATCGTCGACGCGCTGCGCGACAACGACGTCACCATGCCCTACCCCCACGGCATCGGCGCCGTCGGCCCGGCCGACTACCGCCAGGCCCAAGGCGAATAG